One genomic window of Nitrosomonas sp. Is35 includes the following:
- a CDS encoding dienelactone hydrolase family protein gives MKKAIDLLPAVEIETGGSPAHAIVWLHGLGADGNDFVPIIDELTLPPGASIRFIFPHAPERAVTINNGYVMRAWYDIYRADFNDPEDQSGIRDSQQALDALIEREVQRGIPSGHIFLAGFSQGGAMALQTGLRQNNPLAGIIALSCYLPLAETLAVEACDANATTPVFMAHGIYDPVIPLSHAAASRDKLLATGYPLEWHEYPMAHSVCEAEIADISRWLRHIIG, from the coding sequence ATGAAAAAAGCAATTGATTTATTACCCGCTGTGGAAATTGAAACCGGTGGCTCACCGGCGCATGCCATTGTGTGGCTGCACGGTCTGGGCGCTGATGGTAACGATTTCGTGCCTATCATCGATGAACTGACGCTGCCGCCCGGCGCGTCGATTCGATTTATTTTTCCGCATGCGCCGGAGCGTGCAGTCACGATTAATAATGGTTATGTCATGCGCGCCTGGTACGATATTTATCGCGCAGACTTTAACGACCCTGAGGATCAATCCGGTATCCGGGATTCGCAACAAGCGTTGGATGCTTTGATTGAAAGAGAGGTGCAGCGTGGTATTCCTTCCGGTCACATCTTTCTCGCCGGGTTCTCGCAAGGCGGCGCAATGGCATTGCAGACCGGATTGCGTCAAAACAATCCGCTGGCTGGCATCATCGCCTTGTCATGTTATTTGCCGCTCGCGGAGACTCTCGCAGTGGAAGCCTGTGACGCGAATGCAACGACACCGGTATTCATGGCGCATGGCATTTACGATCCGGTAATACCACTCTCACATGCTGCGGCGTCTCGCGATAAATTGCTGGCAACCGGTTATCCGCTCGAATGGCATGAATATCCCATGGCGCATAGTGTATGCGAAGCAGAAATTGCGGATATCAGCCGCTGGCTGCGGCATATTATCGGTTAG
- a CDS encoding efflux RND transporter periplasmic adaptor subunit, whose product MYVKVSFSIFAVISVILCSSYALAEAGCSLDAKLGIGALGRIEPRSRVIRISHNAGPEGARVEQLFFQETDQVKAGDTLAILSDHLKKKAQVEAAKARIKVLEAQRAVEQAALAFNKREYSRYQSLEHSSATSISLADAKRLALEQSGINLKRLSAEITQAQSELKINAAELSNTQIVAPIDGTLLKIFARPGERIGDKGMLEMADLTELDVVAEVFESDLLRIKTGQSGCIHAVGFKRPYLAQVRELGFLVRKNDLNDTDPLADRDNRIIEVRLTLEAEAVADLRHQIFRQVKVRITP is encoded by the coding sequence ATGTACGTTAAAGTAAGTTTTTCTATTTTTGCTGTTATCAGCGTAATCCTATGTAGCTCCTATGCGCTGGCTGAGGCGGGATGTTCGCTTGATGCGAAGCTGGGTATTGGTGCACTGGGACGCATTGAACCGCGCTCCCGGGTGATTAGAATTTCCCATAACGCCGGCCCCGAAGGTGCGCGTGTTGAACAGCTCTTTTTTCAAGAAACCGATCAAGTTAAAGCGGGCGATACATTAGCCATCTTGTCCGATCATCTTAAGAAAAAAGCGCAGGTGGAAGCCGCCAAAGCGCGCATCAAGGTGCTGGAAGCGCAGCGGGCTGTCGAGCAAGCCGCGCTCGCTTTCAATAAACGAGAATACTCGCGCTACCAATCGTTGGAACATAGCTCCGCTACCAGCATTTCGTTGGCCGATGCGAAACGGTTGGCGCTTGAGCAATCCGGAATCAATCTGAAGCGCTTGTCGGCCGAGATTACTCAAGCGCAATCCGAGCTGAAAATAAACGCAGCGGAACTGAGCAATACGCAGATTGTTGCACCCATTGACGGTACCCTATTAAAAATTTTTGCCCGCCCAGGAGAACGGATTGGCGATAAGGGAATGCTGGAAATGGCGGATTTGACCGAGCTGGATGTCGTCGCGGAGGTTTTTGAATCGGATTTGCTGCGGATCAAGACGGGGCAATCCGGATGTATCCATGCCGTGGGTTTCAAACGGCCCTATCTGGCACAGGTTAGAGAACTGGGATTTCTGGTGCGGAAAAACGATTTGAACGATACCGACCCCTTAGCTGATCGTGACAATCGTATCATCGAAGTGCGCCTGACGCTTGAAGCGGAGGCTGTCGCGGATTTGCGGCACCAGATTTTCCGCCAGGTTAAGGTGCGGATTACGCCGTGA
- a CDS encoding undecaprenyl-phosphate glucose phosphotransferase → MTVNDLPIVAFFKHLLDPFIIWSMLILTAWLYDEDFTSYYLVLVIITFFVSTYIYERILIYRNWRKGRLFAYMRDTVVGWLMIITILVFLGYATKFHNQFSPQVLLTWFIVTPLMLIASHITVRSIINNLYNKGKLRSAIVIGANENSLAFIRHIAELPFLLISYQGFFDERNSSRIAAGNFGSQSDEPDDPSSAVAITRPDDFGSRLGGLDDVVPYIKKHNTEMVFISLPMSSQPRIQKLMDELPDTTSSIYFLPDIYIFDLMQARFEYIGDTPVVAMNESPFIGVDGVVKSISDFILAVLIIILLSPIMACIALAVKVTSPGPVIFKQRRYGLNGEEIIVYKFRSMTVTEDGATIQQAKQNDQRLTKIGGFLRRTSLDELPQFFNVLEGKMSIVGPRPHAVAHNELYRKLIKGYMLRHMAKPGITGWAQVNGWRGETDVLEKMKARIEHDLYYLKNWSIWLDLWIIFKTVLVVFKKDNAY, encoded by the coding sequence ATGACAGTTAACGATTTACCGATAGTAGCCTTTTTCAAGCATCTGCTCGATCCTTTTATCATCTGGAGCATGCTGATACTGACCGCCTGGTTGTACGATGAAGATTTCACCAGTTACTACCTGGTGCTGGTCATCATTACCTTTTTCGTTTCCACCTACATTTACGAGCGCATTCTCATTTACCGCAATTGGCGCAAGGGGCGTTTGTTTGCTTATATGCGCGATACGGTGGTGGGTTGGCTGATGATTATCACTATCCTGGTGTTTCTGGGGTATGCCACCAAATTTCACAACCAATTTTCTCCGCAAGTGCTGCTGACTTGGTTCATCGTCACGCCGTTGATGCTGATTGCGAGCCACATTACGGTGCGAAGCATTATCAACAATCTGTACAACAAGGGTAAATTGCGTTCGGCGATTGTGATCGGGGCGAATGAAAACAGTCTGGCGTTCATTCGTCACATTGCCGAGCTGCCCTTTTTGCTGATCAGTTATCAGGGTTTCTTCGATGAGCGCAACAGTTCACGCATCGCCGCCGGCAACTTCGGCTCCCAGTCCGATGAGCCGGATGATCCCTCGTCCGCCGTTGCCATCACCAGACCGGACGACTTCGGTTCGCGTTTGGGGGGATTGGACGATGTTGTTCCTTATATCAAGAAGCATAATACCGAGATGGTGTTCATCAGTCTGCCGATGTCGTCGCAGCCGCGCATTCAGAAATTGATGGATGAGTTGCCGGATACCACGTCGTCGATCTATTTTCTGCCCGATATTTATATCTTCGATTTGATGCAGGCGCGTTTCGAGTACATCGGCGATACGCCGGTCGTGGCCATGAACGAGTCGCCTTTCATCGGTGTCGACGGGGTGGTGAAAAGTATCAGTGACTTTATATTGGCTGTGCTGATCATTATTTTGCTATCACCCATCATGGCGTGTATTGCCTTGGCGGTGAAAGTCACGTCGCCCGGCCCGGTGATCTTCAAGCAGCGCCGCTATGGTTTGAATGGGGAGGAAATCATCGTGTATAAGTTCCGCTCGATGACGGTGACCGAGGATGGCGCCACGATTCAACAAGCGAAACAGAACGATCAGCGTCTGACCAAAATCGGCGGCTTCCTGCGCCGCACGTCGTTGGATGAGTTACCGCAGTTCTTTAATGTGCTAGAAGGTAAAATGAGTATCGTCGGCCCGCGTCCGCACGCAGTGGCGCATAATGAGCTCTACCGCAAGTTAATCAAGGGTTATATGCTGCGCCATATGGCCAAACCCGGCATCACCGGCTGGGCTCAGGTCAACGGCTGGCGCGGCGAAACCGATGTGCTGGAAAAAATGAAAGCCCGCATCGAACACGATCTCTACTACCTCAAAAATTGGTCCATCTGGCTCGACCTCTGGATCATCTTCAAAACCGTCTTGGTCGTCTTCAAAAAAGATAATGCTTACTAG
- a CDS encoding cobyric acid synthase — protein MNSQTLMVQGTTSDAGKSMLVTALCRWLARQGVRVAPFKPQNMALNSVVTADGGEIGRAQAVQAWAAGLAPHTDMNPVLLKPNTDKNAQIIIHGHAIANMDADGFHDYKSIALKTVLESHTRLSNQYERIIAEGAGSPAEINLRAHDIANMGFAEAVDCPVILIADIDRGGVFAHFAGTLALLSESEQARIQGFVINRFRGDKKLLDPGLDWLEQYTGKPVLGVLPYLQGLHLEAEDALPCSATSTVSPEQKLFRIIIPALPRISNHTDFDPLRLHPQVHVQFIGPGETIPPADLIILPGSKSVCADLDWLCQQGWEQAIYRHLRYGGKLLGICGGFQMLGKLIHDPTGLEGNAGSAPGFAFFDMETTLAANKILRNCQGHLSLNDATVTGYEIHAGITTYHTCYQPLIHLAQSQDGAISSDGLIAGTYLHGIFTSAAACRELLAWAGLHAQVETPNYQTTCNAAIDRLADCVEQYLDTARLNRLLNLPAQVS, from the coding sequence ATGAACTCGCAAACACTGATGGTTCAGGGCACCACGTCGGATGCCGGAAAAAGCATGCTGGTCACGGCGTTGTGCCGCTGGCTGGCGCGTCAGGGCGTGCGGGTAGCGCCGTTCAAACCGCAAAATATGGCGCTTAACAGTGTCGTCACCGCCGATGGCGGAGAAATCGGCCGGGCTCAGGCAGTGCAAGCCTGGGCCGCCGGACTGGCGCCGCATACCGATATGAATCCAGTATTGCTGAAACCCAATACCGACAAAAATGCGCAAATCATCATTCACGGCCATGCCATCGCCAACATGGACGCGGATGGCTTTCACGACTATAAATCGATTGCACTGAAAACGGTGCTGGAATCGCATACGCGGCTCAGCAATCAATACGAACGGATTATTGCCGAGGGCGCGGGCTCACCAGCGGAAATTAATCTGCGTGCCCACGATATTGCCAATATGGGCTTTGCCGAAGCGGTCGATTGTCCGGTCATCCTCATTGCCGATATCGATCGCGGCGGTGTATTCGCGCACTTCGCCGGCACATTGGCATTATTGAGTGAGAGCGAGCAAGCGCGTATCCAAGGTTTTGTCATTAACCGCTTCCGCGGTGATAAAAAATTACTCGATCCCGGATTGGATTGGCTGGAGCAATATACCGGCAAACCGGTGTTAGGCGTTTTGCCTTATTTGCAGGGCTTACACCTGGAAGCCGAAGACGCTTTGCCCTGTTCCGCTACTTCAACCGTATCGCCGGAGCAGAAACTTTTCCGGATTATCATTCCGGCGCTACCGCGCATCAGCAATCATACCGACTTCGATCCGTTGCGTTTGCATCCACAAGTACACGTGCAATTTATCGGCCCCGGCGAAACCATTCCACCGGCGGATTTAATCATCCTGCCTGGCTCAAAAAGCGTTTGTGCTGATCTGGATTGGTTATGCCAACAAGGCTGGGAGCAAGCAATCTACCGCCATTTGCGCTACGGCGGGAAATTGCTGGGCATTTGCGGCGGTTTCCAAATGCTCGGTAAATTGATTCACGATCCCACCGGTCTTGAAGGCAATGCCGGTAGCGCGCCAGGATTCGCTTTTTTTGATATGGAAACGACACTGGCAGCAAACAAAATTCTGCGCAATTGCCAAGGACACTTATCTTTGAACGATGCAACTGTGACAGGTTACGAGATCCATGCGGGAATCACCACGTATCACACGTGCTATCAACCGCTTATCCATTTAGCACAAAGTCAGGATGGCGCAATCAGCAGCGATGGTTTGATAGCTGGAACGTATTTGCACGGCATTTTCACATCCGCTGCCGCTTGCCGCGAGTTACTGGCCTGGGCCGGATTGCATGCGCAGGTGGAAACACCCAATTACCAGACGACATGTAATGCCGCCATCGACAGGCTGGCGGATTGTGTCGAGCAATACCTGGATACCGCACGGTTGAACCGGTTGCTCAACTTGCCTGCACAGGTATCATGA
- the bluB gene encoding 5,6-dimethylbenzimidazole synthase has product MRNNHCFSDSERAAIYRVIAERRDMRHFLPDPVDPLILKRLLAAAHQAPSVGLMQPWRFIRITDPQLRSTIATMVEEERHRTAAALAERSDEFMRLKVAGILECGELLVVALSDRREQHIFGRRTLPEMDLASVACAIQNFWLAARAEGLGMGWVSLFDPMQLAELLDMPSGSKPVAILCLGHVDAFYPAPMLKLQGWAEERPLQELLFHNHWNNSAVPPE; this is encoded by the coding sequence ATGCGTAATAATCATTGCTTCAGTGATAGCGAACGTGCCGCCATCTATCGCGTGATCGCCGAACGCCGTGACATGCGGCATTTTCTTCCCGATCCGGTTGATCCTCTCATATTGAAACGCCTGCTCGCCGCCGCCCACCAGGCACCGAGTGTCGGCTTGATGCAGCCTTGGCGGTTTATCCGTATCACCGATCCCCAGTTGCGCAGTACTATCGCAACCATGGTGGAAGAAGAACGGCACCGCACCGCCGCTGCATTGGCGGAACGCAGCGACGAATTCATGCGTTTGAAAGTCGCCGGTATTCTGGAATGCGGAGAACTGCTGGTCGTCGCATTGAGTGACCGGCGCGAGCAACACATTTTTGGCCGCCGTACTTTACCCGAAATGGATCTGGCGTCTGTCGCCTGTGCCATCCAGAATTTTTGGCTGGCTGCACGCGCCGAAGGATTAGGCATGGGTTGGGTGTCATTGTTCGATCCCATGCAGCTGGCTGAATTACTCGACATGCCTTCCGGTAGTAAGCCGGTTGCTATTTTATGTCTGGGCCATGTCGACGCTTTTTATCCCGCGCCGATGCTGAAGCTACAAGGTTGGGCGGAAGAACGTCCACTGCAGGAATTGCTTTTTCACAATCACTGGAACAACTCGGCGGTGCCACCGGAATGA
- a CDS encoding ATP-binding cassette domain-containing protein, whose protein sequence is MSTVIDVEHLNFSFGSGELTQPVLKDITLAIRKGEIVLITGPSGSGKTTFLTIIGGLRQAFHGSVKVLDQQLINSSEQIRVKARQQIGYIFQQHNLLKSLTALQNVSMTLEMSNTLTEQQRRDRSAEALIAVGLGDRLDYKPGQLSGGQLQRVSIARALVGQPKIILADEPTASLDKQSGYEAVSLLKRLAKESQTAILLVTHDYRILDIADRVVELEDGVIKSV, encoded by the coding sequence ATGTCTACAGTCATTGATGTCGAGCACTTGAATTTCAGTTTTGGCAGCGGCGAGTTAACGCAACCGGTGCTGAAAGACATCACCCTAGCCATCCGCAAAGGTGAAATCGTATTGATTACCGGGCCTTCCGGTTCCGGCAAAACAACTTTTCTGACTATTATCGGCGGTCTGCGCCAGGCTTTTCACGGTAGCGTGAAAGTGCTCGATCAACAACTCATCAACAGCAGCGAGCAGATTAGAGTCAAAGCCCGGCAGCAGATCGGCTATATTTTTCAACAGCATAATTTGCTCAAATCACTCACGGCATTGCAGAACGTCAGCATGACTTTGGAAATGAGCAATACACTGACAGAGCAGCAAAGACGCGATCGCTCCGCGGAAGCGCTGATCGCCGTGGGATTGGGTGACCGGCTTGATTACAAACCGGGACAGCTTTCAGGCGGACAGCTGCAACGTGTTTCCATCGCACGTGCATTGGTCGGGCAGCCAAAAATCATCCTGGCCGATGAGCCGACCGCATCGCTGGATAAGCAAAGCGGTTATGAAGCAGTCAGTCTACTGAAACGATTAGCCAAAGAATCACAAACCGCGATTCTTTTGGTCACGCATGATTATCGCATCCTGGACATCGCGGACCGGGTGGTGGAACTGGAAGATGGAGTGATCAAAAGTGTTTGA
- a CDS encoding transglutaminase domain-containing protein — MKRRDFIKLIGTSVLSFPASSLIAKQLLSSDFSNWTSYRLSYQVDLPAKGNTARLWLPLPDTNDSAFQFTQGSNWSGNASKASFSTLGANPFPAFKAEWQGKPKSGQRHVSVSCIVKTSHHSFDLAHYPAIKNSALPNSIKHYINPTHLKPTNGIVRETVHAILKEKHAETTVQQAKAIYDWVIDNAQYDENTRGRGQGDVRAMLEKNELNGKCVDLNSLFVALARAANIPARNQYGIRINESSLHNSIGQYGDISQSQHCRAEFFLAGHGWIPVNPSDVRQVSKLEKLPLDDAKIMHLREKFFGTWEMNWLTFNHAEDLALNPGNAASKLPFFMYPQAEIDGKLLDSLDHENFSYKITSAELVGTGAKF, encoded by the coding sequence ATGAAACGCAGGGATTTTATAAAATTAATCGGCACAAGTGTACTCTCTTTCCCTGCTTCATCCTTAATAGCTAAGCAACTGCTCTCATCGGACTTCAGCAACTGGACCAGTTACCGCCTCAGCTATCAAGTCGATCTTCCGGCCAAAGGCAATACGGCCCGTTTATGGCTCCCGCTTCCCGACACCAATGATTCCGCTTTTCAATTCACGCAAGGCAGTAACTGGAGCGGTAATGCGAGCAAAGCATCATTTTCCACCCTCGGCGCGAATCCCTTCCCGGCATTCAAAGCGGAGTGGCAGGGTAAACCTAAAAGCGGTCAACGCCATGTCAGCGTCAGTTGCATCGTAAAAACCTCTCATCATTCCTTTGATCTGGCGCATTATCCCGCCATCAAGAATTCAGCGTTGCCCAATAGCATCAAGCATTATATTAACCCGACGCATTTGAAGCCGACCAATGGCATTGTGCGTGAAACCGTTCATGCCATTCTGAAAGAAAAGCATGCCGAAACGACAGTGCAACAAGCAAAAGCAATCTATGATTGGGTAATCGATAATGCGCAATACGATGAAAACACGCGTGGACGCGGTCAAGGCGATGTCAGAGCCATGCTCGAGAAAAATGAACTCAACGGAAAATGCGTTGATTTGAATTCATTATTTGTCGCACTGGCCAGAGCGGCCAATATCCCCGCGCGTAACCAATACGGTATTCGCATTAATGAATCAAGCCTGCACAATTCCATCGGGCAATATGGCGATATCAGCCAATCGCAGCACTGCCGCGCAGAATTCTTTCTGGCCGGGCACGGTTGGATACCGGTCAATCCGTCCGATGTGCGACAAGTATCCAAACTGGAAAAACTGCCGCTGGACGATGCAAAAATCATGCACTTAAGAGAAAAATTCTTCGGCACCTGGGAGATGAATTGGTTGACGTTCAACCACGCCGAAGATCTGGCGCTGAATCCTGGTAATGCCGCCAGCAAGTTGCCATTCTTCATGTATCCGCAAGCGGAAATTGACGGAAAACTCTTGGATAGTCTGGATCACGAGAACTTTTCCTATAAAATCACTTCAGCCGAACTCGTCGGTACCGGCGCCAAGTTTTAG
- the cobO gene encoding cob(I)yrinic acid a,c-diamide adenosyltransferase: MTDSGRAERYRTRMQHKKEVIDAAIARADREQGLLLILTGNGKGKSSSAFGMMARALGHGMRVGVAQFIKGRSDTGEEAFFRKQPNVTWHVLGEGFTWDTQNLERDTETARRGWAVVQTMLSDPAFDLIILDELTYPIKFGWLDLDTVLNDLKNRPAMQHVVITGRGAPEALCEAADTVTEMTDVKHAFRAGIQAQKGIDL, encoded by the coding sequence ATGACCGATTCCGGACGCGCAGAGCGCTACCGCACGCGCATGCAGCACAAAAAAGAAGTCATCGACGCGGCGATTGCGCGTGCCGACCGCGAGCAAGGCTTATTGCTGATTCTCACCGGTAATGGCAAAGGCAAGTCTAGCTCGGCCTTCGGTATGATGGCACGGGCACTGGGGCACGGCATGCGCGTCGGTGTGGCACAATTCATCAAAGGCCGTTCGGATACCGGTGAAGAAGCCTTCTTTCGCAAACAACCGAATGTCACTTGGCATGTTCTCGGCGAAGGTTTCACCTGGGATACGCAAAACCTGGAACGCGACACGGAAACAGCCCGCCGCGGCTGGGCGGTGGTGCAAACCATGTTGAGCGACCCGGCATTTGATTTGATCATCCTCGACGAATTAACGTATCCGATCAAATTCGGCTGGTTGGATCTGGATACTGTTCTAAATGACCTGAAAAACCGCCCGGCCATGCAGCATGTCGTGATTACCGGGCGCGGCGCACCCGAGGCATTGTGCGAAGCGGCGGATACCGTCACTGAAATGACCGACGTCAAGCACGCCTTTCGCGCCGGTATTCAGGCTCAGAAAGGAATCGATCTGTAG
- the btuB gene encoding TonB-dependent vitamin B12 receptor produces the protein MQKCRLAAMAVLWPGAAMNAFATDVDHQEKPVIVTATRTAQTADASLASVTVITRKDIERQQARSIQDLFRGVPGMSVSNNGGAGKSTAVFMRGSESDHVLVMIDNIKVGSATSGTTAFENIPVDQIERIEIVRGPRSSLYGSEAIGGVIHIITRKGSGTGFKPNFNFGGGSYGTLEGATGFAYGGKQGWLNMTASGIGTRGFNACTGSIDAGCFVDSSDPTLYDRDGYRNVAGSARAGYRFDNGLEIDGNFMQSSGKTQFDGSFVNKGIVMQQVFGGTARYSPLKFWRINLIGGSSREDSDNFLNTLFQSRFNTTRDTISVLNDFTINPNHLLTIGMDYQKDHINSTEAFTVNSRTNWGVFAQHQATVAKHNFQLSLRHDDNQQFGSRVTGGTGWGYSLTDNVRLLANFGSAFKAPTFNELYFPGFSNPHLRPEDSRSFEFGTRGKTDWGSWSLNIYENHIYHLIAYDASIFAPANVDQARIRGFEGILSAQIKGWQFNTNLTLMDPENRSSGVNRGNILPRRAAESFRLDADRQFGQYRLGAMLLVEGERYDDLSNTRKLDSYVKFDLRAEYNLSKHWRLQGRIENLFNEHYQTAAFYNQPGRNFFAMVRYQP, from the coding sequence ATGCAAAAATGCCGTCTAGCGGCAATGGCCGTGCTGTGGCCTGGCGCGGCAATGAATGCGTTTGCCACGGATGTGGATCATCAGGAGAAACCGGTGATTGTCACGGCAACCCGTACGGCGCAAACCGCCGATGCTTCACTGGCCTCGGTCACGGTGATTACCCGCAAGGATATTGAGCGTCAGCAAGCGCGTTCGATTCAGGATTTATTTCGCGGTGTGCCGGGAATGAGCGTCTCAAACAATGGCGGCGCCGGTAAAAGCACCGCGGTATTTATGCGCGGCAGCGAATCCGATCATGTGCTGGTCATGATCGACAATATCAAAGTCGGCTCCGCTACATCGGGCACAACCGCTTTTGAGAACATTCCGGTCGATCAGATTGAGCGCATTGAAATCGTGCGCGGCCCGCGTTCCAGTTTATACGGCTCCGAAGCCATTGGCGGCGTGATTCATATTATTACACGCAAAGGCAGCGGCACCGGATTTAAACCGAATTTCAATTTCGGCGGCGGCAGTTACGGCACGTTGGAAGGCGCCACAGGATTCGCATACGGCGGCAAGCAAGGCTGGTTAAATATGACCGCCAGCGGTATCGGTACGCGCGGATTTAATGCCTGTACCGGTTCCATCGATGCCGGTTGCTTTGTCGATTCATCCGATCCCACGTTATACGACAGAGATGGTTATCGCAATGTCGCAGGCAGTGCACGTGCGGGATACCGTTTCGACAACGGCCTGGAAATCGATGGCAATTTTATGCAATCTTCCGGTAAAACCCAGTTTGACGGTAGTTTTGTCAATAAAGGGATTGTGATGCAACAAGTTTTTGGCGGCACTGCACGCTATTCTCCGCTCAAATTCTGGCGCATCAATTTGATTGGTGGCAGTAGCCGTGAAGATTCGGATAATTTTCTCAACACCCTATTCCAAAGCCGCTTTAACACGACACGCGACACCATTTCGGTATTGAACGATTTCACGATAAACCCTAATCATTTATTGACCATCGGCATGGATTATCAGAAAGATCATATCAATAGCACCGAAGCTTTTACCGTGAATTCGCGCACCAATTGGGGTGTTTTCGCGCAGCATCAGGCCACCGTCGCCAAACATAATTTTCAGCTGTCGCTGCGGCATGACGATAACCAGCAATTCGGCAGCCGCGTGACCGGCGGTACGGGCTGGGGTTACTCGCTCACCGATAATGTCCGCCTGCTGGCCAATTTCGGCAGCGCATTTAAAGCACCGACATTCAATGAATTGTATTTTCCCGGCTTCAGCAATCCGCATCTGCGTCCGGAAGATTCGCGCAGTTTTGAGTTCGGCACGCGCGGCAAAACAGATTGGGGCAGTTGGTCGCTGAATATCTATGAAAATCACATCTATCACTTGATCGCTTACGATGCCAGCATCTTCGCTCCCGCTAACGTCGATCAGGCGCGTATTCGCGGTTTTGAAGGCATACTCAGTGCGCAAATCAAAGGCTGGCAATTCAATACCAACCTGACCCTGATGGATCCCGAAAATCGATCTTCCGGGGTAAATCGCGGTAATATACTGCCACGGCGCGCCGCGGAATCATTCCGGCTGGACGCCGACCGGCAATTCGGCCAGTACCGGCTGGGCGCGATGTTACTGGTCGAAGGCGAACGCTATGACGATCTATCCAACACCCGCAAATTGGACAGTTACGTAAAATTCGATCTGCGTGCCGAATATAATCTGAGTAAACATTGGCGCTTGCAGGGGCGGATTGAAAATTTATTTAATGAGCACTACCAAACCGCTGCATTCTACAATCAGCCAGGGCGGAATTTCTTTGCCATGGTACGTTATCAACCCTAA
- the devC gene encoding ABC transporter permease DevC encodes MNKLAWFYFPARLAWRQLIFDRSKLVAAICGVLFACVLVFMQLGFKDSLYASAASAPVKLSGDLFLMHKQSEAMWRPIQFKRSELMRVLGNPAVAEAYPLYLGLAPFKNIKTQVKRTLMVYGFDPDSMIFNVDEVKNKREELRLKDTVLFDEYSRPEFGPMRQLLEADRNVTEINDYKVNVMGLFRMGVSFAADGNVITSDLNFMRIFPRRNHGDIDMGVIKLHLGASAKQVKAELKSELNEFINIFTYEELLKYEKDYWANTAPIGFIFGFGTVMGWVVGLVIVYQILFTDIANHRNEFATLKAMGYEHGYFVRLVFASAFFLAVLGFIPGYLLSVGLYHLAESQMYMPMPMLWSKMITVFLFILSMCVMAGLLAIRKLKDTNPADMF; translated from the coding sequence GTGAATAAGCTGGCCTGGTTTTATTTTCCCGCCCGCTTGGCGTGGCGGCAGCTCATTTTTGACCGATCCAAGCTGGTGGCTGCGATTTGCGGGGTATTGTTCGCTTGCGTTCTGGTATTTATGCAATTGGGCTTCAAGGATTCCTTGTACGCCAGTGCAGCTTCCGCACCGGTCAAATTGAGCGGCGATTTATTTTTGATGCACAAACAAAGCGAGGCGATGTGGCGGCCGATCCAGTTCAAACGCAGCGAGTTGATGCGTGTTCTGGGAAATCCGGCGGTTGCAGAAGCTTATCCGCTGTATCTCGGTTTAGCGCCGTTCAAAAACATTAAAACTCAAGTCAAGCGCACATTGATGGTTTACGGTTTCGATCCGGATTCGATGATCTTCAATGTCGACGAGGTCAAAAACAAACGGGAAGAATTGCGGCTCAAGGATACCGTGCTGTTTGACGAGTACTCCCGTCCGGAATTCGGCCCCATGCGCCAATTGCTCGAGGCGGACCGGAATGTTACGGAAATTAACGATTATAAAGTGAACGTCATGGGATTATTCCGCATGGGCGTGTCGTTCGCCGCTGATGGCAATGTCATCACCAGTGATTTGAATTTCATGCGCATTTTTCCCAGAAGAAATCACGGTGATATCGATATGGGTGTCATTAAACTACACCTCGGCGCATCGGCCAAACAGGTTAAAGCGGAGCTTAAGAGCGAACTGAACGAATTCATCAATATTTTTACCTATGAAGAATTGCTGAAATACGAGAAGGATTATTGGGCCAATACCGCGCCGATCGGGTTTATTTTCGGTTTCGGCACGGTGATGGGATGGGTGGTCGGTCTGGTGATTGTCTACCAGATTTTGTTTACCGACATCGCCAATCATCGCAACGAATTCGCGACACTCAAAGCCATGGGTTATGAGCACGGTTATTTTGTCCGCCTGGTGTTTGCTTCGGCTTTCTTTCTGGCGGTGCTCGGATTTATCCCCGGTTATCTGCTTTCTGTGGGATTGTATCATCTGGCTGAATCACAGATGTACATGCCGATGCCGATGCTGTGGAGCAAGATGATCACAGTGTTTCTGTTTATTCTTTCCATGTGCGTCATGGCCGGGTTGCTGGCCATCCGCAAGTTGAAAGATACCAATCCGGCGGATATGTTCTGA